The Deinococcota bacterium genome includes a window with the following:
- a CDS encoding resolvase produces the protein MFRQGKFVKMLKTPNTSVPGRFIGLDPGRNLGVAHVDDRGVLERAEIILFDELAVYPFPRGAHILVGDGTGTARVQRVLGERGLPFAVVDERNTTLEARGLYFRDHPPALWMRLLPKGLWSPPRPIDDYAAYATVLRYLEQARAAEKKSRDSPGSR, from the coding sequence GTGTTCCGTCAAGGCAAGTTCGTCAAGATGCTGAAGACACCGAACACGAGCGTCCCTGGAAGGTTCATCGGCCTCGACCCCGGCAGAAACCTCGGCGTCGCCCATGTGGATGACAGGGGCGTGCTCGAGCGCGCCGAGATCATCCTCTTCGACGAGCTCGCCGTCTATCCCTTTCCGCGAGGGGCACACATCCTGGTAGGAGACGGTACGGGCACGGCCCGGGTTCAAAGGGTCCTGGGCGAGCGAGGCCTGCCCTTTGCGGTGGTGGACGAGCGGAACACCACGCTCGAGGCGCGCGGGCTCTACTTCCGCGACCACCCGCCGGCCTTGTGGATGCGGCTGCTACCCAAGGGGCTGTGGTCGCCGCCGCGCCCCATCGACGATTACGCCGCTTACGCCACCGTGTTGCGCTATCTGGAGCAGGCACGCGCGGCGGAAAAAAAGAGCCGGGACAGCCCCGGCTCTCGGTAA
- a CDS encoding CarD family transcriptional regulator, producing MKDIQRGYKSGDQVVLPPYGVGVVAGTTMRTIAGSDNQYYQVDFPNGTSRAYVPVAAPQVAGLRPALTAEEVQSVLERLQNGRINLPKQWAARHRRVTEILASGDPYQIATLGSELRRWDLERGLPDLDRQAYRRALRLLAGEFSAVLGISQQDARAMMDAGDENEIN from the coding sequence TTGAAAGACATTCAGCGCGGATACAAGAGTGGTGACCAGGTCGTCCTGCCGCCTTACGGCGTCGGCGTCGTCGCCGGCACGACCATGAGGACGATCGCCGGCAGCGACAACCAGTACTATCAGGTCGACTTCCCCAACGGGACCTCGCGGGCCTACGTCCCCGTCGCCGCGCCTCAGGTCGCGGGCCTGCGCCCCGCCCTCACCGCCGAAGAGGTGCAAAGCGTCTTGGAGCGTTTGCAGAACGGCCGCATCAACCTGCCCAAGCAGTGGGCCGCCCGCCACCGCCGCGTCACCGAGATCTTGGCTTCGGGCGACCCCTATCAGATCGCCACCCTGGGCAGCGAGTTGCGCCGCTGGGACTTGGAGCGCGGCCTGCCCGACTTAGACCGCCAGGCTTACCGCCGCGCCCTGCGCCTCTTGGCCGGCGAGTTCAGCGCTGTTTTGGGCATCAGCCAGCAGGACGCCCGCGCCATGATGGACGCCGGCGACGAGAACGAGATCAACTAG